Proteins encoded together in one Lepus europaeus isolate LE1 chromosome 13, mLepTim1.pri, whole genome shotgun sequence window:
- the ZFP36L2 gene encoding mRNA decay activator protein ZFP36L2, producing MSTTLLSAFYDIDFLCKTEKSLANLNLNNMLDKKAVGTPVAAAPTSGFAPGFLRRHSASNLHALAHPAPSPGSCSPKFPGAANGGSAAAGGPASYGTLKEPSGGGGGGGTALLNKENKFRDRSFSENGERSLHLQQQQQQQQQKGAGGSQINSTRYKTELCRPFEESGTCKYGEKCQFAHGFHELRSLTRHPKYKTELCRTFHTIGFCPYGPRCHFIHNADERRPAPSGGASGDLRAFSARDALHLGFAREPRPKLHHSLSFSGFPSGHHQPPGGLESPLLLDSPTSRTPPPPSCSSASSCSSSASSCSSSASAASTPSGAPTCCASAAAAAAAAALLYGSGGAEDLLAAGAPCAACSAASCANNAFAFGPELSSLITPLAIQTHNFAAAAAAAAYYRSQQQGLAPPAQPPAPPSAPLPASAAAAAPPSPPFAFQLPRRLSESPVFDAPPSPPDSLSDRDSYLSGSLSSGSLSGSESPSLDPGRRLPIFSRLSISDD from the exons ATGTCGACCACACTTCTGTCCGCCTTCTACGACATCGACTTCTTGTGCAAG ACGGAGAAATCCCTGGCCAACCTCAACCTGAACAACATGCTGGACAAGAAGGCGGTGGGGACGCCCGTGGCCGCCGCCCCCACCTCGGGCTTCGCGCCGGGCTTCCTCCGACGGCACTCGGCCAGCAACCTGCACGCCCTGGCGCACCCCGCGCCGAGCCCCGGCAGCTGCTCGCCCAAGTTCCCGGGCGCCGCTAACGGCGGCAGCGCGGCGGCCGGTGGCCCTGCCTCCTATGGTACCCTCAAGGAGCCGtcggggggcggcggcggcggcggcacggCCCTGCTCAACAAGGAGAACAAATTCCGGGACCGCTCGTTCAGCGAGAACGGCGAGCgcagcctgcacctgcagcagcagcagcagcagcagcaacagaagGGAGCCGGCGGCTCCCAGATCAACTCGACCCGCTACAAGACCGAGCTGTGCCGGCCCTTCGAGGAGAGCGGCACGTGCAAGTACGGCGAGAAGTGCCAGTTCGCGCACGGCTTCCACGAGCTGCGCAGCCTGACGCGGCACCCCAAGTACAAGACGGAGCTGTGCCGCACCTTCCACACCATCGGCTTCTGCCCCTACGGGCCGCGCTGCCACTTCATCCACAATGCCGACGAGCGGCGGCCCGCGCCGTCGGGGGGCGCCTCCGGGGACCTGCGCGCCTTCAGCGCGCGCGATGCGCTGCACCTGGGCTTCGCGCGGGAGCCGCGGCCCAAGCTGCACCACAGCCTCAGCTTCTCGGGCTTCCCGTCGGGCCACCACCAGCCCCCGGGCGGCCTCGAGTCGCCGCTGCTGCTGGACAGCCCCACGTCGCgcacgccgccgccgccctcctgCTCCTCGGCCTCGTCCTGCTCCTCCTcggcctcctcctgctcctcctcggcCTCGGCGGCCTCCACGCCCTCGGGCGCCCCGACGTGCTGcgcctcggcggcggcggcggcggccgcggccgcgCTGCTCTACGGCTCCGGGGGCGCCGAGGACCTGCTGGCGGCCGGCGCGCCCTGCGCCGCCTGCTCGGCCGCCTCGTGCGCCAACAACGCCTTCGCCTTCGGCCCGGAGCTGAGCAGCCTCATCACGCCGCTCGCCATCCAGACCCACAACTTCGCCGCcgcggccgcggccgccgcctaCTACCGCAgccagcagcagggcctggcGCCCCCCGCGCAGCCCCCGGCGCCGCCCAGCGCGCCCCTGCCCGCcagcgccgcggccgccgcgccgcCCTCGCCGCCCTTCGCCTTCCAGCTGCCGCGCCGCCTGTCCGAGTCGCCGGTGTTCGAcgcgccccccagccccccggaCTCGCTCTCGGACCGCGACAGCTACCTGAGCGGCTCCCTGAGCTCGGGCAGCCTCAGCGGCTCCGAGTCCCCCAGCCTGGACCCTGGCCGCCGCCTGCCCATCTTCAGCCGCCTCTCCATCTCCGACGACTGA